The Podospora pseudopauciseta strain CBS 411.78 chromosome 2 map unlocalized CBS411.78m_2, whole genome shotgun sequence genome has a window encoding:
- a CDS encoding uncharacterized protein (EggNog:ENOG503P9KV) translates to MPELLPGGGASYTESHSYHSRTKAEIWLPRMMLGALVAMGIGSTIGASLSGVVFGSTGDLKREGVGITQSFVLFASILSFFYIILHFLAAKKGDNLYLNFDPPIPSFKHQLHAWAGVVIRLAVVMWSSAIIAVAVGIYHGGGGHRTVRLNLDMFACSLGVVFGSVVMVVVHVASRPFDIPGMSSRNEEIDSEEEYDEKQARGSYSTSGDGRDGITDESTIRATPPGFKSHRPKMPSKSPSNISGSSLPSRMRSGKMGRVRRYIQQAPAPAVLALVKSPELSRPGRVPTPESPIGPPQRDSQRLEELLVPRASASDSYFTASSLTLMQRADPMKEMPGGKGKRPVSPDTVIYAPRPATTVRLNRRKNNLSAAAGSELPFPTTPSPPPAPAPPPPPPPPAPATTAPPRPSVHTIPGSWDIHHEPDGHGGHGNFI, encoded by the exons ATGCCGGAGTTATTGCCAGGAGGCGGGGCATCCTACACCGAGAGCCACAGCTACCACTCGAGAACAAAGGCAGAGATATGGCTCCCTCGGATGATGCTAGGGGCGTTGGTGGCGATGGGAATAGGGAGTACCATCGGGGCGTCGCTATCAGGGGTTGTATTTGGGAGCACGGGGGATTtgaagagggaaggggtgggaaTTACGCAGAGCTTTGTGCTGTTTGCT TCGATATTATCCTTCTTTTACATCATCCTCCATTTCCTTGCCGCCAAGAAGGGCGACAACCTCTACCTCAACTTCGACCCTCCCATCCCGAGCTTCAAGCACCAGCTTCATGCCTgggctggggtggtgatacggttggcggtggtgatgtggagCAGTGCTATTATTGCCGTTGCGGTGGGGATATAccatgggggaggggggcataGGACGGTGAGGTTGAATCTGGATATGTTTGCGTGTTcgttgggggtggtttttGGGAGTGTGGTAATGGTTGTGGTGCATGTGGCTAGTAGGCCGTTTGATATCCCGGGGATGTCGTCGAGGAATGAGGAGATTGACAGTGAGGAGGAGTACGATGAGAAGCAGGCGAGGGGATCATACAGCACTTctggtgatgggagggatGGCATAACGGATGAAAGCACTATACGGGCGACGCCCCCGGGATTCAAGAGCCATCGGCCGAAAATGCCGTCAAAGTCTCCCTCTAATATCAGTGGGTCGAGCTTGCCAAGCAGGATGAGGTCTGGGAAGATGGGAAGGGTGAGGAGATATATCCAACAGGCACCTGCTCCGGCTGTTCTGGCGCTGGTGAAGAGTCCTGAGCTGAGTCGTCCGGGTCGTGTGCCGACACCGGAGAGTCCTATTGGGCCGCCGCAGAGGGATAGtcagaggttggaggagctgttggtTCCGAGGGCGTCGGCTTCTGATTCGTATTTTACGGCGAGCTCGCTTACTTTGATGCAGAGGGCAGATCCGATGAAGGAGATGCCCGGGGGGAAGGGCAAGAGGCCGGTTTCGCCGGACACGGTGATTTATGCTCCGAGGCCTGCGACGACGGTTAGGTTGAATCGGAGGAAGAATAACCTAAGCGCGGCAGCAGGGAGTGAGCTGCCTTTTCCGACtacaccatctccaccaccggcgcctgctcctccacctccgccgccaccaccagcgccgGCGACGACAGCACCACCGCGTCCGAGTGTGCATACCATTCCAGGCTCGTGGGATATACATCATGAACCTGATGGGCATGGTGGACATGGCAATTTCATTTGA
- the SPE2 gene encoding spermidine resistance protein (EggNog:ENOG503NUFX; COG:T; BUSCO:EOG09263LNF), whose translation MTSTNVTNSAAAEETQLTINHEITADLDSTNAFEGPEKLLEVWFAPSAKTLPPGVKENGLKSVSPSIWEGMLDMVNCKVLSIVNSDHVDAYLLSESSMFVFPHKLILKTCGTTTLLLGLRRLLRIAAIDAGFPFHNVKTLEDERVAATPHRVFYSRKNFLFPDRQQGPHSSWKEEVKFLDELFENGSAYLVGRMNADHWYLYMTSPTTSTLTPPRTPSSSTGGSPTRSAKIPTGIVAPCVGSLDDNDDETLEILMMDLDQDLAKQWYLEDSDKSGEGHALGTVISNKCGLAEVYPTSVYPEARIDSYLFTPCGYSANGVIPAPTKSSDDAASRAAHYFTVHVTPEPICSYASFETNVPSGQNGRQTSEVIDHVINIFRPGRFTVTLFQTKNKPATPSDGADVEDNQRSLVKQTVDRIDGYRRIDRIIHEFEDYDLVFRYYERDGWTGTKKAMVGEDF comes from the coding sequence ATGACTTCCACCAACGTCACCAACAGCGCCGCCGCTGAGGAGACCCagctcaccatcaaccacgAGATTACCGCTGACTTGGACTCCACCAACGCCTTTGAGGGACCCGAGAAACTTCTCGAGGTCTGGTTTGCGCCGAGTGCCAAGACTCTTCCTCCTGGGGTCAAAGAGAATGGCCTGAAGTCGGTCAGCCCCTCCATCTGGGAGGGCATGCTGGATATGGTCAACTGCAAGGTCCTGTCCATCGTCAACTCTGATCACGTTGACGCCTACCTCCTTTCCGAGTCTAGCATGTTTGTGTTCCCCCACAAGCTTATCCTCAAGACCtgcggcaccaccaccctgttGCTGGGCCTGCGCCGTCTTCTTCGCATCGCTGCTATCGATGCCGGATTCCCTTTCCACAACGTCAAGACACTGGAGGATGAGCGCGTTGCCGCCACACCTCACCGTGTCTTTTACAGCCGCAAGAACTTCCTCTTCCCTGATCGCCAGCAAGGCCCCCACTCCAGCTGGAAGGAAGAGGTCAAGTTCCTGGACGAACTGTTCGAGAATGGTAGCGCCTATCTGGTCGGTCGCATGAATGCGGATCATTGGTACTTGTACATGACCTCACCTACCACTTCCACCTTGACCCCGCCTAGAACCCCTAGCTCTAGCACCGGCGGAAGCCCTACCCGCTCCGCCAAGATCCCAACAGGCATTGTGGCGCCTTGTGTGGGATCCCTCGACGACAACGATGACGAGACGCTCGAGATCTTGATGATGGATCTCGACCAGGACCTTGCCAAGCAGTGGTACCTGGAGGACTCTGACAAATCTGGTGAGGGCCATGCTCTCGGCACTGTCATTTCCAACAAGTGTGGTCTGGCTGAAGTTTATCCCACCTCGGTCTACCCCGAGGCTCGCATCGACTCATATCTTTTCACCCCTTGCGGATATTCCGCCAACGGTGTCATTCCTGCACCCACCAAGTCCAGCGATGATGCTGCCAGTAGAGCTGCGCACTACTTCACTGTTCATGTCACCCCGGAGCCCATTTGCTCATACGCTTCGTTCGAGACCAACGTGCCGAGTGGCCAGAATGGACGCCAGACTTCCGAGGTCATTGACCACGTGATCAACATCTTCCGACCTGGTCGCTTCACTGTCACCCTATTCCAGACCAAGAATAAGCCCGCGACCCCTAGCGATGGCGCTGATGTCGAGGACAACCAGAGAAGCTTGGTCAAGCAGACAGTGGACCGGATTGATGGATACCGCCGCATCGACCGCATCATTCACGAGTTTGAGGATTATGACCTAGTTTTCCGCTACTACGAGCGCGATGGTTGGACTGGCACCAAGAAGGCCATGGTTGGCGAAGACTTTTAA
- the CFD1 gene encoding cytosolic Fe-S cluster assembly factor cfd1 (COG:D; EggNog:ENOG503NVQZ), whose amino-acid sequence MSLSKIKHIVLVLSGKGGVGKSSVTTQLALSLSLAGHSVGVLDVDLTGPSIPRMFAIEDAKVTQAPGGWLPITVHEADPTSGLGSLRVMSLGFLLPGRGDAVVWRGPKKTAMVRQFLSDVFWEELDYLLIDTPPGTSDEHISLAETLLQKARPDQVAGAVIVTTPQAVATADVRKELNFCTKTGIRILGVVENMCGFVCPNCSECTNIFGSGGGEVMADDFNVKFLGRVPIDQQFIVLVETGKRPRYPEGTVINGQDISAATKEAEAEEAKRDTAQLVLKYKDCSLAPIFKTITADVVSAVEQRGA is encoded by the exons ATGTCGCTATCCAAGATAAAACACATTGTCCTT GTCCTCTCGGGCAAGGGCGGTGTCGGAAAGTCATCCGTGACTACCCAGCTCGCATTGTCACTCTCATTAGCTGGACACTCGGTCGGTGTTCTCGATGTTGACCTCACGGGGCCATCGATACCGCGCATGTTTGCCATCGAGGATGCCAAAGTGACACAGGCACCCGGGGGCTGGCTACCCATCACTGTCCATGAAGCCGATCCAACTTCTGGACTTGGTTCACTTCGGGTCATGAGTCTGGGGTTTTTACTCCCTGGGCGAGGTGATGCTGTGGTATGGCGCGGGCCAAAAAAGACAGCCATGGTGCGCCAGTTCTTGTCAGATGTCTTCTGGGAGGAGCTCGACTACCTTCTCATCGATACACCACCTGGCACGAGTGATGAGCACATCTCTCTTGCCGAGACACTGCTTCAAAAGGCACGGCCAGATCAGGTCGCCGGGGCGGTAATTGTGACAACCCCTCAGGCAGTGGCTACTGCCGACGTGAGGAAAGAACTCAACTTCTGCACCAAGACGGGGATCCGTATATTGGGCGTTGTCGAGAACATGTGCGGCTTTGTTTGCCCGAATTGCAGCGAGTGCACCAACATTTTTGGcagcggaggaggtgaagtCATGGCTGATGACTTCAATGTCAAGTTCTTGGGGCGTGTTCCCATCGACCAGCAGTTTATTGTCTTGGTCGAGACGGGAAAGAGGCCGCGATATCCAGAGGGAACAGTTATTAATGGGCAAGATATCTCGGCAGCTACCAAGGAGGCAGAGGCTGAGGAGGCTAAGAGAGATACCGCGCAACTGGTACTAAAGTACAAGGACTGCTCGTTGGCGCCGATATTCAAGACGATTACTGCTGATGTTGTTTCGGCAGTTGAGCAAAGGGGCGCGTGA
- a CDS encoding uncharacterized protein (COG:S; EggNog:ENOG503PEV2) translates to MLPIVTYLVSMLALISTVYSTPAVIDNSLSLHNTLFLAAYDDSEYILEWICDHDTSPAHQNSIRDGVDYLRSLQETPRPRTTQKVVVAAITWCNENFNTGIETMWEHIAAGAESLLTKCSYNNGRGVNGVARYSTHWFVKVWVNDC, encoded by the exons ATGTTGCCTATCGTCACCTACCTCGTCAGCATGCTGGCACTGATCAGCACCGTGTACAGCACCCCCGCCGTTATCGACAACTCACTCTCCCTTCACAACACCTTATTCCTCGCTGCTTATGACGACTCGGAGTATATCCTGGAATGGATCTGCGATCATGATACCTCGCCAGCCCACCAAAACTCCATCCGGGACGGAGTTGATTACCTACGTTCGTTGCAAGAGACACCCAGACCACGCACGACGCAAAAGGTTGTGGTCGC CGCAATTACTTGGTGTAACGAG aACTTCAACACTGGTATCGAGACTATGTGGGAGCACATTGCCGCAGGTGCCGAGAGTTTGCTCACGAAGTGCTCTTACAACAACGGTCGCGGGGTGAATGGAGTGGCGCGTTATAGCACCCACTGGTTTGTGAAAGTTTGGGTCAACGACTGTTGA
- a CDS encoding uncharacterized protein (COG:S; EggNog:ENOG503PEV2), with translation MLSILTIVASALALSSVAYSAPAELAPSNGTATVSNYTVYYECNPSNLKWAEIKNIQIGRDYLNGLPGKAKIAGGKHCDRVSCSYNSAIFYCNDDDNEKEVEWERLAEFTSLLLDKCGDKSVVKGRVFDRPNWHTEVQGEAC, from the exons ATGCTATCTATCCTCACCATCGTCGCTAGCGCGCTGGCCCTCTCAAGCGTGGCATACAGCGCCCCCGCTGAACTCGCCCCCTCCAATGGCACCGCCACGGTCTCAAACTACACTGTATACTACGAGTGTAACCCATCCAACCTGAAGTGGGCCGAAATCAAGAACATCCAGATCGGCCGCGATTATCTAAACGGGCTCCCGGGCAAGGCCAAAATCGCCGGAGGCAAGCACTGCGACCGCGTCAGCTGCTCGTATAACTCGGCCATTTTCTACTGCAACGAC GATGATAACGAGAAGGAGGTCGAGTGGGAGAGGCTCGCCGAATTCACCTCACTGCTTCTTGACAAGTGTGGTGATAAGAGCGTGGTGAAGGGCAGGGTGTTCGATAGGCCTAACTGGCATACTGAGGTTCAGGGTGAAGCTTGCTAA
- a CDS encoding uncharacterized protein (EggNog:ENOG503P503), with protein MDDPWRSPWTATDVDPDKDHKLPSPSLSKSDLAPPPRALLSGTSSPRLSAAVESSPWGDDGDGLGDWAGASTPAADTSSVHSGWGGGWATSPNLAAVRRDDDSGRLSPIAWPGNIATPKPANGSAFRQPSPDPWATESSFDKPPAEIDAPQVIVDLASPRATHFETLKATTGLGAIGLDAGWDSASVEENREGSTEVTDPQNHEEKRAEDPAQLPRHNGEFRSYTPSNEGTDHDDDHQDSPITSIDEDHRGRQREPARPAGKVQELVVKFDGLAKAKSQESLRVPRSKSSGSGSVGKRDASSDNGDFGDFEDTEDVKSQPPPDPVKQPVAPQSSEDAERPVTPPSSQDVKSPLTPPSSKSKCEDETPTKRSPQVKSSAVASPEVPIRPKIVRPTFEVNLDQVGELFKSMKVPVKLPIISIDGEIPERVITDSFNEISERKLWYRLSRLGSARRHDAADEDSYRRITWPTSTVRQEVITIVRRWMEEDSIAGRVALGGGISKTQKNMFGWDSSAEPVGLDAVFGKRKQESRAAPPQPIQISDSLASFLEPPTPSTSRSAHSVASPPPAVQSPPVASFGWSESPAFAPTPTATLAPPPRPSTGGNAPSALPSTAGHSRTASQPAVFCAPTAFSPAPIAEANHDDGEDDDEDWGEMVSSPVESKPAGSQSLDYAFAAPIAPTTSASTLSDPEAAGETRPSASDPWSTMDFSMFDAPAPALSQSKAPAALPTPSDTPLAFSPIVVTFPLSLSETPTPSPTFTPPTQTSPPPPRGLLSARPFTPSVPSRLSEHMSVPPDPVPPIQDPIHDLTTSDDKVAKQIIANLPDLSYMLR; from the coding sequence ATGGACGATCCATGGCGCTCACCATGGACTGCGACCGACGTCGACCCCGACAAAGACCACAagcttccctctccctctctctccaaaTCCGACCTCGCTCCTCCACCGCGCGCGCTTCTCTCGGGCACCAGCTCTCCACGACTCTCGGCGGCAGTCGAATCTTCGCCATGGGGCGATGACGGGGATGGCCTCGGGGACTGGGCCGGCGCTTCGACACCGGCGGCCGATACCTCGTCGGTTCATTCGGGATGGGGCGGTGGGTGGGCAACGAGTCCGAATCTTGCGGCCGTTCGACGAGACGATGATTCTGGCAGGTTAAGCCCAATCGCGTGGCCTGGTAACATTGCGACGCCAAAACCAGCAAACGGCTCCGCCTTTCGACAACCCTCGCCCGATCCCTGGGCAACCGAGTCTTCGTTCGACAAACCGCCAGCGGAAATCGACGCACCCCAAGTAATCGTCGATCTTGCCTCTCCTCGAGCGACGCACTTCGAGACGCTGAAAGCCACAACCGGTTTGGGGGCGATTGGCCTGGATGCTGGATGGGATAGTGCCTCGGTGGAAGAGAACAGAGAAGGATCAACCGAGGTCACGGATCCCCAGAATCATGAAGAAAAGCGAGCAGAGGATCCGGCACAGCTTCCGCGGCACAATGGCGAGTTTCGCTCGTACACTCCGTCGAACGAAGGGACAGATCACGACGATGATCATCAAGACTCGCCCATAACGTCCATCGACGAGGACCACAGAGGCCGTCAACGAGAACCGGCCCGGCCTGCTGGTAAGGTCCAGGAGCTGGTCGTCAAGTTCGATGGTCTTGCCAAGGCTAAGAGCCAGGAGAGCTTGCGTGTCCCTCGGTCGAAGAGCAGCGGCAGTGGCAGTGTGGGCAAACGGGATGCCTCGAGTGACAATGGTGATTTTGGTGACTTCGAGGATACAGAGGACGTCAAATCACAGCCACCCCCAGATCCCGTGAAACAACCGGTGGCACCTCAGAGTTCGGAAGACGCGGAACGACCTGTcacacctccctcatcgCAAGACGTAAAGTCACCACTCACTCCTCCTTCATCAAAGTCAAAATGTGAAGACGAAACTCCCACAAAGCGATCTCCCCAGGTAAAGTCCAGTGCCGTTGCTTCCCCCGAAGTTCCTATCAGACCGAAAATCGTCCGTCCGACCTTTGAAGTCAATTTGGACCAAGTTGGTGAACTTTTCAAGTCGATGAAAGTTCCTGTTAAACTGCCCATCATCAGTATTGATGGTGAGATTCCGGAGCGTGTCATCACCGACAGCTTCAACGAGATATCTGAACGAAAGCTGTGGTACCGTTTGTCTCGGTTGGGATCGGCGAGGAGACACGATGCTGCAGATGAAGACAGCTATAGACGGATCACTTGGCCGACGTCCACAGTTCGTCAAGAAGTCATTACAATCGTCCGCCGGTGGATGGAGGAAGACTCCATTGCTGGCCGAGTGGCTCTTGGCGGAGGCATATCCAAGACTCAGAAGAATATGTTCGGCTGGGATTCCTCTGCCGAGCCTGTTGGTCTGGATGCTGTCTTTGGCAAGCGAAAACAGGAATCTAGGGCAGCTCCACCGCAGCCGATCCAGATCTCAGATTCCCTGGCGTCTTTTCTTGAACCACCAACTCCTTCGACGTCTAGATCAGCCCACAGTGTCGCATCACCCCCACCAGCTGTACAAAGCCCGCCGGTTGCTTCCTTCGGGTGGAGTGAGAGCCCTGCATTTGCTCCCACGCCAACTGCAACCCTTGCACCACCCCCACGACCATCAACAGGCGGGAACGCGCCCTCAGCCTTACCGTCAACAGCAGGTCATTCACGTACCGCCTCGCAGCCGGCAGTGTTCTGTGCTCCAACAGCATTTTCACCTGCGCCAATAGCCGAAGCAAACCATGACGATGgagaagacgatgatgaagactGGGGTGAAATGGTCTCTTCACCAGTTGAGTCAAAGCCCGCTGGATCCCAGAGCTTGGATTATGCCTTTGCGGCCCCAATTGCTCCTACTACCTCAGCATCTACACTGTCAGACCCTGAAGCGGCTGGTGAAACTAGACCTTCTGCGAGCGACCCATGGTCAACAATGGACTTTTCGATGTTTGACGCTCCAGCTCCGGCTTTGTCTCAGTCCAAAGCGCCAGCCGCTCTACCGACGCCTTCAGATACACCTCTCGCCTTCTCGCCCATAGTTGTGACATTTCCGCTGTCTCTTTCAGAAACGCCCACACCGTCACCAACATTCACGCCACCAACACAaacttcaccacctccaccaaggGGACTTCTCAGCGCACGACCTTTTACACCATCAGTGC